In Actinomyces weissii, a genomic segment contains:
- a CDS encoding RAMP superfamily CRISPR-associated protein, with protein MATPTVPGQQAAGSAGLRQVVVASRSGDPLGARSWEDATIPATSLKGMLSSAYEAVTASRMRVFREHDHVLTHRRTTQESTFLYPVLLVPREDGSGLRARVMLGMNPKPRNPHEWNNPRYVCAAVLPDSLYVAANFLEADGMYVFTGSADRSKQRGDRARAEERLTELRAVTPHFKEIDFSVELEHFYSKQKRAIVNKVGNAFFCRSKKDNAEKQFGLRGIVVRTTPQAGQSLIDTKHSEFVFFDKNKQSTFLPVDDGVLNNLVEVLHSYLANIRTLEQQELRRRACGASSDSNTRKSSDPSTWLVDVLDKGKYGAPGRNAGREQILSFLEDLASKLAKHNRGIPLFATVRQGRITELSPSQVGRRADGTAVAPAVLAEEARTRPALRMEEASPGDRLWGFVADGKMDGQDQGAALRGRVRIEAVEPEPSGGSESFLQLPASGSNGWLLPTLASPKPSTGFPYLRRTDGGALDEKTTRAHTFQRGQTLIRKVYPTHRLLRDKQIAAVPGVSNLNGDSGSADTVIGSYLAPGARFRTRIHFDGLEPAELAVLLWLLSPERLVPQSERHTDGGQGIGYHHIGLGKPLGLGAVEVRATRVVRRSSKTIGQGYQSLSSCLGLDGESLDAELESTLSDLPSDFEKSLPVRAFQRAAFGWRSGTVSYPGAGEAANGDLSPIINWFKEREENRVNHKLNGKQLSRKYDLPPLATSAD; from the coding sequence GTGGCGACGCCTACCGTTCCGGGACAGCAGGCAGCTGGATCGGCAGGGCTTCGCCAGGTGGTGGTGGCCTCGCGCAGCGGCGACCCGCTGGGGGCACGCAGCTGGGAGGATGCCACTATTCCGGCGACCTCGCTCAAGGGGATGCTCTCCAGCGCCTATGAGGCGGTGACCGCCTCCCGTATGCGGGTGTTCCGGGAGCACGACCATGTGCTGACCCACCGGCGCACCACCCAGGAGTCCACCTTCCTGTACCCGGTGCTGCTGGTACCCAGGGAGGACGGGAGCGGTCTGCGCGCCCGGGTGATGCTGGGAATGAATCCTAAGCCCAGGAACCCACACGAGTGGAACAACCCTAGGTACGTGTGCGCTGCGGTCCTTCCTGACAGCCTGTATGTGGCGGCCAACTTCCTGGAGGCCGACGGTATGTATGTCTTCACCGGCTCAGCGGACCGAAGCAAGCAGAGAGGGGATAGGGCGCGCGCAGAGGAAAGGCTGACAGAACTACGCGCCGTCACCCCACACTTCAAGGAGATTGACTTCTCGGTTGAGCTGGAGCATTTCTATAGCAAACAGAAGCGCGCGATAGTCAACAAGGTGGGAAATGCGTTCTTCTGCCGTTCGAAAAAGGACAACGCGGAGAAACAGTTCGGCCTGCGCGGCATCGTGGTACGCACGACTCCGCAGGCCGGACAGTCGCTGATTGACACCAAGCACTCGGAGTTCGTGTTCTTCGACAAAAACAAGCAATCAACTTTCCTGCCTGTTGACGATGGCGTCCTGAACAACCTGGTGGAGGTCCTGCACTCCTACCTGGCGAATATCCGCACCCTGGAGCAGCAGGAGCTGCGTCGGCGCGCTTGTGGAGCGAGCAGCGACTCCAACACCCGGAAGTCGTCCGACCCCAGCACCTGGCTGGTGGATGTCCTAGACAAGGGAAAGTACGGCGCTCCCGGCCGCAACGCCGGCCGCGAGCAGATACTCTCATTCTTGGAGGACCTTGCCAGCAAGCTAGCCAAGCACAACCGTGGCATACCTTTGTTCGCGACGGTGAGGCAGGGCCGCATCACAGAACTCAGCCCCTCCCAGGTAGGCAGGCGAGCGGACGGTACCGCCGTCGCTCCCGCCGTTCTGGCCGAGGAGGCACGTACCCGCCCTGCCTTGCGCATGGAGGAGGCTTCTCCTGGTGACAGGCTTTGGGGGTTTGTGGCCGACGGCAAGATGGACGGCCAGGACCAGGGCGCCGCACTTAGAGGACGTGTGCGCATTGAGGCAGTGGAGCCTGAGCCTTCGGGTGGCAGTGAGAGTTTCTTACAGCTTCCTGCCTCTGGAAGCAACGGCTGGCTGCTGCCCACGCTGGCGAGCCCGAAGCCCTCTACCGGTTTCCCTTACCTGCGCCGCACGGATGGCGGCGCCTTAGACGAGAAGACTACGCGCGCGCATACCTTCCAGAGGGGGCAGACCTTGATCCGCAAGGTCTACCCGACGCACCGGCTGCTACGGGATAAGCAGATTGCCGCCGTCCCGGGAGTGAGTAACCTTAACGGGGACTCCGGTTCCGCGGATACCGTAATCGGCTCCTATCTGGCACCTGGGGCAAGGTTCCGGACTCGTATTCACTTTGATGGCCTGGAGCCTGCCGAGCTAGCGGTGCTGCTCTGGCTGCTGAGCCCGGAGCGACTGGTTCCCCAGTCGGAGCGCCACACCGATGGCGGCCAGGGGATCGGCTACCACCACATTGGCCTGGGCAAGCCGCTGGGCCTGGGGGCCGTCGAGGTGCGGGCCACCAGGGTGGTGCGCCGTAGCAGTAAGACTATTGGCCAGGGTTACCAGAGCCTGTCTTCTTGCCTGGGGCTGGATGGTGAGAGCCTTGACGCTGAGCTGGAGAGCACGCTCTCTGACCTGCCCTCTGACTTTGAGAAGTCTCTGCCGGTGCGTGCCTTCCAGCGGGCCGCTTTTGGGTGGCGCTCTGGCACCGTGTCCTACCCTGGGGCCGGCGAGGCCGCGAACGGCGACCTGTCTCCGATCATCAACTGGTTCAAGGAGCGGGAGGAAAACAGGGTGAACCACAAGCTGAACGGGAAACAGCTTTCTCGTAAGTACGACCTGCCTCCTTTGGCGACGTCCGCAGATTAG
- a CDS encoding RAMP superfamily CRISPR-associated protein → MSRKRYKLTIHLRTDSPLHSGGVDEVADPSREGVEREVVARRFARDAHGEPVLTGRSVKGAVRAACAQYLAELPEGDALGRQLREAERSLWGDQRGAPQNSAPLRASALTFRTVKLPQTAVKESQQGQAAQAGAQQTAGAGEAPGLPQRMGNAIDRRWGTVGDGALFAHEFLPRGHSLTLVVTAEAATETAPASSAEGDAPVRAGAEQVPPMATTAQVEQVLALIVGLFQAERICFGGRQGAGWGRVVLDADHPYELRAFEPTSRAGLRAFLAEKPQAAELPSLVDCAAPARTRIEIEWDSPTGILVADPGLSKQEKVDRAQERRSGPQEGCDAVPAMPLRDSGGDDGPLVLPGSSVRGALRGRASRIGRTVLANSPGPHLRSWEGEGLGVHEQLADDPALVRDLFGTTERRGALRVLDTLTAQLRDRPRRVTHNACDRWTGGVAEGALFCEELYDKSWNKIVLELDASWLQRAGAQALGSEARGADRAKAAFCLLGLVLAELATGTLPLGGKGTRGLGQVEVRALHVQGLEWLGLGSAEWHLGAAAEAQRPGQAVARELLARLREVNKTITANDGAREATGWSAYLVETAQEEQHG, encoded by the coding sequence ATGAGCCGCAAGCGTTACAAGCTCACCATCCACCTGAGGACCGACTCACCGCTGCACTCCGGCGGGGTGGACGAGGTGGCGGACCCTAGCCGTGAGGGCGTTGAGCGGGAGGTGGTGGCCAGGCGGTTCGCGCGTGACGCCCACGGCGAGCCGGTGCTGACCGGCCGCTCCGTGAAGGGGGCGGTGCGGGCGGCCTGCGCGCAGTACCTGGCTGAGCTTCCGGAGGGCGACGCGCTGGGGCGCCAGCTGCGGGAGGCGGAGCGCAGCCTGTGGGGCGACCAACGGGGCGCGCCGCAGAACAGTGCGCCGCTGCGGGCCAGCGCCCTGACCTTCCGCACTGTCAAGCTGCCGCAGACGGCGGTAAAGGAATCGCAGCAGGGGCAGGCAGCGCAGGCTGGCGCCCAGCAGACGGCGGGGGCCGGGGAGGCGCCGGGGCTGCCGCAGCGGATGGGCAACGCCATCGACCGGCGTTGGGGGACCGTGGGGGACGGCGCCTTGTTCGCGCACGAGTTCCTGCCCCGCGGCCACAGCCTGACCCTGGTGGTGACCGCGGAGGCTGCTACGGAAACGGCTCCGGCGTCGTCAGCGGAGGGGGACGCCCCGGTGCGGGCTGGGGCGGAGCAGGTGCCGCCGATGGCCACCACCGCGCAGGTGGAGCAGGTGCTGGCGCTGATCGTCGGGCTGTTCCAGGCGGAGCGGATCTGCTTTGGCGGGCGGCAGGGCGCGGGCTGGGGCCGGGTGGTGCTGGATGCGGATCACCCCTACGAGCTGCGTGCCTTTGAGCCCACCTCCCGGGCGGGCCTGCGGGCCTTCCTGGCTGAGAAGCCGCAGGCCGCTGAGCTGCCCTCCCTCGTGGACTGTGCGGCCCCGGCGCGGACCAGGATCGAGATCGAGTGGGACAGCCCCACGGGAATCCTGGTGGCCGATCCGGGCCTGAGCAAGCAGGAGAAAGTAGATCGGGCGCAGGAGCGCAGGAGCGGCCCCCAGGAGGGCTGCGATGCAGTGCCAGCTATGCCTCTGCGGGACTCGGGCGGCGACGACGGCCCCCTGGTGCTGCCGGGCAGCTCGGTGCGGGGGGCGCTGCGTGGCCGGGCCTCACGAATTGGGCGCACCGTGCTGGCGAACTCGCCTGGGCCGCACCTGCGCTCCTGGGAGGGCGAGGGCCTGGGCGTCCATGAGCAGCTGGCGGATGACCCGGCGCTGGTGCGGGACCTGTTCGGCACCACGGAGCGGCGCGGGGCCCTGCGCGTGCTGGACACCCTGACTGCGCAGCTGCGCGACCGGCCGCGCCGGGTCACCCACAATGCCTGCGACCGCTGGACCGGGGGCGTGGCCGAGGGCGCCTTGTTCTGCGAGGAGCTCTATGACAAGTCCTGGAACAAGATCGTCCTGGAGCTGGACGCCAGCTGGTTGCAGCGTGCTGGTGCGCAGGCGCTGGGCAGCGAGGCCAGGGGCGCTGACCGGGCGAAGGCGGCTTTCTGCCTGCTGGGGCTGGTGCTGGCGGAGCTGGCCACCGGAACTCTTCCCCTGGGCGGCAAGGGCACCCGGGGCCTGGGGCAGGTGGAGGTCCGGGCGCTGCATGTGCAGGGTCTGGAGTGGCTGGGGCTGGGGTCGGCTGAATGGCACCTAGGGGCCGCCGCCGAGGCGCAGCGGCCGGGCCAGGCGGTGGCGCGGGAGCTGCTGGCCAGGCTGCGGGAGGTCAACAAGACGATCACCGCTAATGACGGCGCTAGGGAGGCGACCGGCTGGTCGGCCTACCTGGTGGAGACGGCGCAGGAGGAGCAGCATGGCTAA
- a CDS encoding RAMP superfamily CRISPR-associated protein yields the protein MSNETTSLSFPLTLVFHSDWGVSTGTGVVGGVDSVIETDTAGQPVVRGTVLTGVVRAQARQAAAALDDGPSGPWNSFADQLFGPAPDDTREAAARPRHSHVIFSDACVPVGQRVPVHEVISLSIDEQTGTARENFLRVFERAGGCQLQGTVTLVDVDAQGHALRWTEAQRDAARLLLSLAGLLVRGIGSNRSDGDGVCDVLIGQAAPPSQGSGPEQPNLADAATHKQEVRRWCAQALDSLEPTATAGDIQLEPSVPTPAAPWDSPEVPRPGQGGVAPARVPAGDGAGSASQWCTTTLRIDLLTPLVSYEVPFSNEVRSLDFLRGTVVLPWVHQLLRRALPDDPVVRDAVVSGRLLVSDALPVVQGCRGLPTPLVLTRPKADQPGQWWLEVSNRLLAAPPPEVQSPMRSGFVFPGVAMPGQQEAQPGQAQPGDQTQQAQPVSGAWGVPALTGRQGTAHSAQTGATKDGSLFLVRALPAGMRLEATVTLSKDLAERPGVRQLLTRMAGAGRSVEARLGLRRLSGAYGQTRCCFTPLVEVTAPQVQAGTTTLWFTADVLARSAALGPGGSLTDLLGAFRRAGAALRLAEGEADRYRAGIRHRRVDTWSPASSQPRATRMAVQAGSVLRVEVPPEATTALTRLALTGVGSLTAQGFGRFVVGHPLLEQEAFNLRTLRRHDFIHTAQEAQS from the coding sequence ATGAGCAACGAGACCACCTCCCTCTCCTTCCCCCTCACCCTCGTCTTCCACTCCGACTGGGGCGTGTCCACCGGCACCGGCGTAGTGGGCGGCGTCGACTCCGTCATCGAGACGGATACCGCTGGCCAGCCGGTGGTCCGCGGCACGGTGCTGACCGGCGTGGTGCGGGCCCAGGCCCGGCAGGCGGCCGCCGCCCTGGACGACGGCCCCTCCGGCCCCTGGAACAGCTTTGCCGACCAGCTTTTCGGCCCGGCGCCGGACGACACCCGGGAGGCCGCCGCCCGCCCCCGGCACAGCCACGTGATCTTCTCGGACGCCTGCGTCCCGGTGGGCCAGCGGGTGCCGGTGCATGAGGTCATCTCCCTGTCCATCGACGAGCAGACGGGAACCGCCCGCGAGAACTTCCTGCGGGTCTTCGAGCGGGCGGGAGGCTGCCAGCTCCAGGGCACGGTGACCCTGGTGGACGTGGACGCCCAGGGCCACGCGCTCAGGTGGACCGAGGCCCAGCGTGACGCCGCCCGCCTGCTGCTCTCCCTGGCGGGCCTGCTGGTCCGGGGCATCGGCTCCAACCGTTCCGACGGCGACGGCGTGTGCGACGTACTGATCGGGCAGGCGGCCCCGCCGTCGCAGGGGTCAGGGCCGGAGCAGCCGAACCTGGCGGACGCGGCCACCCACAAGCAGGAGGTGCGGCGGTGGTGCGCCCAGGCCCTGGACAGCCTGGAGCCGACGGCGACGGCGGGCGACATCCAGCTGGAGCCCAGCGTCCCCACGCCTGCGGCGCCGTGGGACAGCCCGGAGGTTCCGCGCCCCGGCCAGGGTGGGGTGGCCCCGGCGAGGGTCCCGGCGGGGGACGGTGCCGGGTCAGCCTCGCAGTGGTGCACGACCACCCTGCGCATCGACCTGCTCACCCCGCTGGTCTCCTACGAGGTGCCTTTCTCCAACGAGGTGCGTTCCCTGGACTTCCTGCGGGGGACCGTGGTGCTGCCCTGGGTCCACCAGCTGCTGCGGCGGGCGCTGCCGGATGACCCGGTGGTGCGCGACGCCGTCGTGAGCGGCAGGCTGCTGGTCTCTGACGCCCTGCCGGTGGTGCAGGGCTGCCGGGGGCTGCCCACGCCGCTGGTGCTCACCCGCCCCAAGGCGGACCAGCCGGGGCAGTGGTGGCTGGAGGTGAGCAACCGGCTGCTCGCCGCCCCGCCCCCGGAGGTGCAGTCCCCCATGCGCAGCGGCTTCGTGTTCCCGGGCGTGGCGATGCCGGGCCAGCAGGAGGCGCAGCCGGGGCAGGCTCAGCCGGGGGACCAGACGCAGCAGGCGCAGCCGGTCAGCGGGGCCTGGGGCGTTCCGGCACTGACCGGCCGCCAGGGCACGGCCCACAGCGCGCAGACGGGCGCCACCAAGGACGGCTCCCTGTTCCTGGTGCGGGCCCTGCCTGCGGGCATGCGCCTGGAGGCCACAGTCACCTTGTCCAAGGACCTGGCGGAGCGGCCGGGGGTCCGCCAGCTGCTCACCAGGATGGCGGGCGCTGGTAGGAGCGTGGAGGCGCGGCTGGGGCTGCGCCGTCTGAGCGGGGCCTATGGCCAGACCCGCTGCTGCTTCACGCCGCTGGTGGAGGTGACGGCGCCGCAGGTCCAGGCGGGCACGACCACGCTGTGGTTCACCGCGGACGTGCTGGCGCGCTCGGCCGCGCTGGGTCCGGGCGGCTCCCTGACGGACCTGCTGGGGGCGTTTAGGCGTGCGGGCGCAGCCCTGCGCCTGGCGGAGGGCGAGGCGGACCGGTACCGGGCAGGTATCCGGCACCGGCGGGTGGACACCTGGTCCCCGGCCAGCTCGCAGCCCCGGGCCACACGCATGGCGGTCCAAGCAGGTTCGGTGCTGCGTGTGGAGGTACCCCCGGAGGCCACGACGGCGTTGACACGGCTGGCCCTCACCGGCGTGGGCAGCCTGACGGCGCAGGGCTTTGGGCGTTTCGTGGTCGGGCACCCCCTGCTGGAGCAGGAGGCCTTCAACCTGCGCACGCTGCGCCGTCACGACTTCATCCACACCGCCCAGGAGGCGCAGTCATGA
- the hpt gene encoding hypoxanthine phosphoribosyltransferase, producing MQAADMGDDLQQVLITEEQIGHRLDELAQQIDADYAGQDLLLVGVLKGAVYVVADLSRRLRRSADMDWMAVSSYGSGTKSSGVVRILKDLDADLTGRHVLIVEDIIDSGLTLSWLLGNLSSRGAASVEIATLLRKPEAMKVQVDVRYVGFDIPNEFVVGYGLDYAERYRNLRFIGTLAPHVYEG from the coding sequence ATGCAGGCAGCGGACATGGGGGACGACCTCCAGCAGGTCCTCATAACCGAGGAGCAGATCGGGCACCGTCTGGACGAGCTGGCCCAGCAGATCGACGCCGACTACGCGGGCCAGGACCTGCTTCTGGTGGGGGTGCTGAAGGGGGCCGTCTACGTGGTGGCGGACCTCTCCCGCCGTCTGCGCCGCAGCGCCGACATGGACTGGATGGCTGTGTCCTCCTACGGCTCGGGCACCAAGTCCTCCGGGGTGGTGCGGATACTCAAGGACCTTGACGCTGACCTGACCGGCAGGCACGTGCTGATCGTGGAGGACATCATCGACTCGGGCCTGACCCTGTCCTGGCTGCTGGGCAACCTCTCCAGCCGGGGTGCCGCCAGCGTGGAGATCGCCACCCTGCTGCGCAAGCCTGAGGCCATGAAGGTGCAGGTGGACGTGCGCTACGTGGGCTTCGACATCCCCAACGAGTTCGTGGTCGGTTACGGCCTGGACTACGCCGAGCGGTACCGCAACCTGCGTTTCATCGGCACCCTGGCCCCTCACGTCTACGAGGGCTGA
- a CDS encoding AIM24 family protein, giving the protein MRSAIFDQAHAEQQSQQRWTLQSQKMLRVLMGPEVLAAQGAMVAYQGAMDFSYKGAGSLGGMLKKAVTGEGGNLMRVNGQGEVFFARAAQNIFLLQLEGDAITINTRSLLAFDATLQYDIRMLGNSGLLAGGLFNLLLQGHGVAAVSTDGTPMVLDCSQQPTFVDPQAAVCWSANLQPQVKSTFKVGSLIGRGSGESFQLGFHGPGFVVVQPSEGVPIVGAS; this is encoded by the coding sequence GTGCGTAGTGCGATCTTTGATCAGGCTCATGCTGAGCAGCAGAGCCAGCAGCGTTGGACCTTGCAGTCGCAGAAGATGCTGCGGGTGCTGATGGGGCCGGAGGTGCTGGCAGCGCAGGGGGCGATGGTCGCCTACCAGGGGGCCATGGACTTCAGCTATAAGGGTGCTGGTTCCCTGGGCGGGATGCTAAAGAAGGCTGTTACCGGTGAGGGCGGCAACCTGATGCGGGTCAACGGTCAGGGCGAGGTGTTCTTCGCGCGGGCGGCGCAGAATATCTTCCTGCTGCAGCTGGAGGGGGACGCGATCACTATCAACACGCGGTCCTTGCTGGCTTTTGACGCGACCTTGCAGTACGACATCCGGATGCTTGGTAACTCGGGGCTGCTGGCGGGCGGCTTGTTCAACCTGCTGCTGCAGGGGCACGGGGTGGCGGCGGTATCCACAGACGGTACTCCGATGGTGCTGGACTGCTCGCAGCAGCCGACTTTCGTGGACCCGCAGGCGGCGGTGTGCTGGTCCGCGAACCTGCAGCCGCAGGTCAAGTCGACCTTCAAGGTGGGTTCGCTGATAGGGCGTGGCTCTGGTGAGTCCTTCCAGCTGGGCTTCCACGGGCCTGGTTTCGTGGTGGTCCAGCCCTCCGAAGGC